The stretch of DNA CCGCTCTTCGATGCCCGGTCGCACGTACAGCAATCCCGTCCCCAACGGGCCGAGCAGTCCTTTGTGTCCGGCGCAGCACAGTACATCGATCGGCAACTCGCCCAAGTTGAGTGGAATGTGTCCGGCGGATTGAGCGGCATCGACGACGAATGTGGCGCCGGCGTTCCGCGCGATCTGGCCGATGTCAGCAATCGGTTGAATCGTGCCGGTGACGTTCGACGCATGATTCACAGCGACGACGCGCGTGTTAGGGCGCATTGTAGCGCGGATATCTTCCGGGGCGACGCGGCCGACGGCATCGACGGGGACGTAGGTGACTTCGATGCCCAACCGGTCCTGCAATTCCCGCAGCGGACGCAGGACGGAGTTATGTTCCACATCGGTCGTCACGACGTGCGCGTTGGAGTCGATCAACCCGTGCAGGGCGGTGTTGAGGCTATCTGTGCAATTGAAAGTAAAGGCGATGCGATCGGGCGACTCGGCGCCCAACAACTCTGCCGCCCGGGAGCGACAACGATTCACACACCCTTGCAACTCAACCGCCTGATCAAACGCCCCACGTCCGACGGCGACGCCCAGATGGCGGTTGTAGTGATCGACGGCATCGTAGACCGCCTCCGGTTTAGGAAAACTGGTAGCGGCGTTGTCGAGATAGATGCGGTTGACAGGATTCATAGCCACAGATTGAACACAGATGAGACACGGACATGAAACTCGTTCCCAAGCTCCGGCTTGGGAACGCACATTCGCGAAGCTCTGCTTCGCTAGCGGTGGCTTACTTTGGAACCAGGTGAAGTTGTGGGCTGGTCGTCAGGTGATTCGGTAGGCGTATTTGAGTTGGGGAAATCGATTGTCCTATGCGAGAAAGGTGCGTCGCGACGCACCTACGGCACTCGAAGCGGAGCTTCGAGAAATTGGGAACCAGGTGATTCTTCCGTGTTTCATCCGTGTTAATCTGTGGCTAAATTTAACCGCCTATGGAGTACATTGGCCGGTCGGGTTGGATGAAGCGGGCGGTGTTGATTTCGTGACCTTCTTTTTTGGCAGCGATCGAGTTGCACATCGCTGCGGCAATTTCCTCGTCGCTACCGCCGCCGCGAATAATCGATTTCACGTCGGTCTCTTCCAAGCTGAACAGGCAGTTACGGAGTTTGCCGTCGGCGGTGACGCGGAAGCGGTTGCAACTCATGCAGAAGGGTTGGCTGACCGAGGCGATCAAACCGATCCGTCCACGGCCGTCGGCGAATTCAAAATCGGTCGCCGGTGCACCGGGGTCCGTTTGTCCGAGCGGCGTCATCGGCCCGAATTCGCGGGTGAGGATGTCGATGATCTCATGGCCAAAGAGCACCTTCTCGCGTTCCCAGGCGTTGTCGGCATCGAGCGGCATGAATTCGATGAAGCGAATTTCGACGCCCGTGCGGCGGGCGAATTCTCCCAGCGGCACAACCTCATCCTCGGTCAGTCCCCGCACGGCGACGGCGTTGATTTTGACCGGTTTGAAGCCGACTTTCTGCGCGGCTTGGATGCCTTCGATCGCTTTTTCGAATCCGTCGCGTCGCGTGATTTCCTTGAACTTGGCAGCGTTCATGGCATCGAGGCTGACATTGATTCGTCGCATGCCGGCGTCATACAACTCCTGAGCTTGTTCGCCCAGCAGAATGCCGTTGGTGGTGATGCCGATGTCGTGGATTTCGGGAATGGCGGCGATCTTGGCGACCAGTTTGTGCAGGTCACGACGGACAAGCGGCTCGCCGCCGGTCAGCCGGACCTTATTCACCCCCAGCCGCGCAGCGACTTGGACAAGGCGTTCGATTTCCTCAAACGTGAGCAGCAGTTCCCGATCCATGAACTGCACATTCTCCGCCGGCATGCAGTAGAAGCAGCGGATATTACAGCGATCGGTCACGCTAATCCGCAAATTCGTATGCACGCGTCCAAAGCTGTCAATAAGTTGCTGAGTCATGATCACGGTCGCTGATTGTAGGTGATGGGAACGTTTGGTTTGGGGCGGTTTTCATAGCCACAGATTGAACACAGATGAAACACAGATTCTTTCATTTAGAAAACCATTCGCTTGAATTCGACTTTGGTTCTTCCAAAGTTGATCAGCAGGCCTGTTTTGATGTTGCTGGCTTTGAGAGCGTTTAGCAATTGGGGCTCATCATTAGGATTGTACTCTTTTGCCACTTTTAATTCGACGAGGACCACCTCGGCGACGAGGAGGTCGGAACGATAGTCGCCGACAATTGCCCCTTTGTAGTGTACCTGAATTACAGGTTCGACGACCGCTTCCAACCCGCGTTTTAGCAGTTCGACCTGCAACGCACGCTGGTAAACTTTTTCCAGAAAGCCATATCCCAACACATTATACACTTCAAACGCTGCCCCAATGACCTGCTCAGTAATTTCCTTGTGAGCAAAGTTCATGAGGGGCTTTCTTTGTTTTTTGATCTGTGTTTAATCTGTGTTCAATCTGTGGCTAAATAAAACTTTTCAATCGCTGTTGGACTCTGGTTCAACGCCGGGGTGGACCCATTCTGTGGTGCCGTCGGTGAAGTTTTCTTTTTTCCAGATGGGGACGATTTCTTTGAGGCGGTCGATGAGGTGTCGGGCGGCTTCGAAGGCGTCGGGGCGGTGGGGGGTGCTGACGGCGACGGCGACGCTGACTTCGCCTAGTTCCAAATGTCCGATACGATGGATCATTGCCACTTCGATAATCGGCCAACGATCGCGGGCTTCGGTTTCCAGTTCGGCCAATTTGGCGAGCGCCATTTCGGGATAGGCGTCGTAATCCAGGGCGGCGGTTTGTCGTCCGGCGGTCATTTCTCGCACGGTCCCGAGGAATAAAACGACGGCTCCCGCTTGGTCGGAACGGACCGATTCGGTGAGGGCGGTGTAGTCAATCGTGTCGCGGGTCAATTCGATCATAGGTACGGACCGTCGTTGAGGCGGAGTGGTTTTGTGAGAAACAGTTACCCGCCGCTGACGGGCGGGAAGCAAGCGATATCGGCGTCGGGAGACAGTACGGTCTCGTCTGAGGCATAATCGGTGCCGATGGCGATCAATAGATTTGGCGACAGCGGCGCAAGCTGAGGGAATTGAGCGGCCAATGCTTCGCGGAGATCGGCGACGGTGCTGCTGTCGGGTAACTCTACGGAGACATGTTCGGCCCCGGCGAGATCACGGGCCTGGGCAAACAGGCGTACGTCGAGTTTCATGTGACAACCAGTGGTTTTTGGGGAGGCTTCAATTTCTCGCGCAGTTCCGGCATCAGGCCGTAAGAGAGCGCGAGGAGTTTGATCGGATGCAGCGTCGGGATCCGCGCGCCTTGCTCCATTTGCATTTTGCAACTGCTGCACTCGGTCGCCCCGATGTCCAGGCTGTCTTCCCGCAACTGGGTGATCAACCCCCAGCCAATGCGGAGCGATTCGCGGAAATTTTGGGTCGATACCCCAAATGTCCCCGCCATGCCCGAACAGCCTTGCTCAATTTTACGCAGCTTGAGGCCGGGAATCAATTCGAGCAAGTCGGCCAACGGCGTTCGGTCCCCCAGGGCCTTCAAATGGCAGGGGGTGTGGTAGCCGACAGTCAGGTCGAGCGGCCCAAAGTCGACTTTCAAACGCCCCTCCGCATGCAGGTTGGCTAAAAACTGGCCTGCTTCGATCGTTTGCTCGGAAATCAACTCCAGGTCGGGATGATCGAGCAGAGCGGGGTATTCCCGCTTCAGGCAAAGTGCCGCTGTCGGTTCGGTGCAGACGATCGGAATCTCTTCGCGGGCAAATTCCGCCAATTCGCGGATGTTGTCCTTGGCGATATCGCGGGCGGCATCCAGATCGCCAGCCGAAATCAGCGCCATGCCGGAGATTTGTTGTCCGGCGGGCGCGTGGACGGGAATGCCGTTGTGACGCAGGATGGCGACAAATGCTTTGCCCAACTCGGGATCGTGAAGATTGGCATAGTGGTCGACAAAATAGACGACACCTCGGCTTTTTCCGCTACGGGACGGATTACGGGTCAGCGCTTTGTGCGACTTGAGAAACGGTCGGCGGGCAAACAATGGGAGTTTGCGTTGGCGGGCGATGCCGAATAGTTTCTCTGCTGCCCACCGCGAAAGGGAGTTTTGTATGGCCCAATTGATCGCCAAGGAAGCGGCACCGATGATCCCGCCGAACAGGTGAATTCGCGACAAGTACCATTCGGTCCGTGACAATCCGTTGGAGGCGACATGCGCGGCTTTGGCCTCAACCATCAAATGCGGGATGTTGACGTTGGTGGGGCATTCCAGTTCGCATTGTTTACAGTTAAAACAAAGATCGGCGACCCGTTTGAATTCATCGCTCTCCAGCAGGTCGGCGTCGAGAGTGCCGGCTGCGATTTGACGCATCAGGTTCGCTTTGGCCCGGGGGCTGGCTTCCTCCAGGTGGCTGCTACGGAACAAGGGGCACATCCGCTGATCGGCGTCTTGTGTGCGACACGATCCACAGCCGTTGCAACGGACGGCCTCTTCGGCGACCTGCTCCCAATTCCAATTCATCTGCAGCGGGACAAGATCCTCGGGTGGTTGCGTCGGGGGGCGGAGGTTTTTGATTGTCAGGTGCGGGTCGTCGCTGATGATCTTGCCCGGATTCATAATGTTATGCGGGTCGAAAATCTGTTTGATTTGCTTAAAGACAGCATACAGCGCGCCGTATTGTGAGCGGAGGAACGACGTGCGCGACAAGCCGTCGCCATGCTCGCCGCTGATGGTTCCCCCGACCGAAAAGACAACTTGATATAAGTCGCGAGCGATCTCCTCCAACCGGTGCGCGTCGGCCGCGGTGGGTTGCGTCAGAAACGGCCGCATGTGCAATTGCCCGGCGGCAGCATGGGCATAGAGCGATGAGGTGACTTCGTGTTTTTTGAAGACGTTTTGGGCGCGGACCAAGAAGTCGGGCAAGGCTTCGGGGGGGACGGCGACATCCTCTACGAAGGGCAGGGGATGCGTCGGCCCGGGAAGCCGCATCAATAACGGCACAACCCGTTCGGGCAGGGACCATAAAAACTCGACTTCATCCGGTTCATAGGCCTCGTGTGTGACCACATTCACACCGGAAAGATCGTGCACGGTCGAGATGACCATGCGGATGCGATCACGAATTTGCCGAGACGTGAATCCAGTTTGCTCGACCAACAGCGCCGCCTCGCCGGTGGTGGGGATCATCTCGGCAAACCGGGGATGGGCGTCGCGCGCCAACGAGAGCACACGGCGGTCCAACAGATCGCACGCGCTGGGCTGTTGCGGAGCGACGGCCTGCACGGCTCGCAAGGCCGATTCCAACTGGCCAAAGACAATCAATACCGCGCCGCGATGCGCCGGCAACGGACTGGTGTGCAGCGTGGCTGCGGTGAACAGCCCCAACGTCCCTTCGGATCCCACCAGCATCCGCGCCATATTCAAATGCGATTTCGTCAGCACCCCGCGTAAGTAGTAGCCTGAGCGATTGCGGATCAAAGGGGGCTGGTGGATGCGGATCAACTCGCTATTGTCGTCGAGTAATTTTGCGAGTTTGCTGATCAAGGTCCGCTTGACCGTCGGTGCATCGCTGCCGGAGTCGAGCCCGGCGGGACTTTGGGACGAGTGAAACGGTGCGGGGGTGTAGGGTTGACCGGTCAGTTTGGTCAGCGGTTCTTGACCCAATTCGACGACATGTCCCCCGGAGAGCACCACTTCCAACTGCCGTACATGGTCGCGTGTGGAACCGATTCGCACAGAGTGTGATCCAGCGGCATCCAGCGCGAGCATGCTGCCAATGGTCGTTACGCCTGCGCCGGAGGGATCGGGGGGAAAGTACCGTCCGATTTGGCGGAGTTCGCGATTCAACATCGAGCAGACCACGCCCGGCTGCACGCGGACCGATTCGTCGTCGATGATCTCGATATGCCGCATGTGCCTGGAGAAATCGACAATGATTCCGCGTCCGAGCGATTCTCCCGCCAAGCCCGTTCCCGCTCCACGGGCCACCAAGGGGGTATCGGTCGATGCCGAGTATTGGGCCAGCGTGACGACATCTTCCTGATCGCGGGGATAGGCGACGCCGGCGGGCGGGATTTGATATAAGCTCGCGTCGTCGGAATACATCGCGACCGTCAACGAGTCACATCGGATTTCTCCTTTGAGGACTCCGCTTAGGTCTTCGGAAATTCGCGTCCGTAGTTCATCCACGCGTGAAACCGTTGCTGCCTGCGTTCATTGACGGATAGGGATGGTAGAAATGAGCCGTGCGGCGACCGCGTTACCGGCCATCATCCATTGTCGAGAACCAGTCCAGACAATCAAGTGCGCGGCACCGCCGGGACGTTGGGGGAAAGCTGCGTTGTTAGCGGTCACAGCGAATGTAGCGACCGGCCGATTCCCCAATCGGTAAGATCCCTACAAAACGCGTCCTCGAGTTGATCGCGATCAGAACGAGGAATAGCCGTCGTTCACATCTCGTGTTTTTCCGACTGCTCTTGCGATTCGGCCAGACGAATCGCCTGCTGCCGATAACGTTCGGCTACTTCCAGATCAAATGCCGGATGCGGTTCGTCCTGCAGATTCGTCCGACGATGGGTGGCTCCGCACCGGTAACAAACGAGAACATCAGGCATCAACCAAAACAACAGCATATCGATCAAAGCAAATACGACCAGTACAGCGATCGCTGTTTTGATCCAATAGTTGTAGTAGGCAATTGTGCTGATCAGGATGCCGACCCCCACCATGGCGACACCGATTTTTTGTGGAAAGTCCTTTTGCCGCCACAGGTCATCGCAACCGCACATCAGACATCGTCGCGGGCGGTTTTCGGCAATGTCGTCCGCCACGACCGGTCGCGACCAATCGCAGGCATCACAGTGCAATCGATCTGCCGTCGACGTAATCTCTGCCCGGACTGCTTGTTGACAACTCGGACATCCCCCAGAAACACGCATCGTCTCATTCGCCTATAAAAAATCAATCACCGCACACAAAGTATCGTAGGGTGCGTCGCGACGCACCTTTCTACGTAGGAAGGAACGCGTCACTCACAAAATAAGTTAGCCACAGTTTAAACACGGATCGAACACAGACTCTATGGCCATCAGAACGTCGCTCCCAACTCAAAGAATAGCAGGATGCCGCTCAGTTCTCCAAGGAAGGTGACAATCACTCCTACGAACAACACCCCCGTCGCCGCCTGGGTATTGCGGTATTTTAATATTCGCCATGCCATTAGATACGTGACCAGCGGGGCCAATACGCCGAAACACCACCGCATCAACAGCAACATCACCATCGTCAAACCGGCGATTTCCGGCCAACCCCACCACAGGGCGACCGCCGAGACTAATAACCGGACAACGGCGGCAACACCGTAGAATTTCGTCATTCGCAATAACGGGTCGAGCGACATCTCCGGAGCGGTTAAATACCAATGTCCCAACAACATACCCGTCATTGCCCCGCCCAGAATCGCGCCGGAGGAAACATCGGAGATCCATTGAAACCATGCCGGCGATACCGCGTCGCTGTTGCGGTAGGCACCTATCGCCAAACCGGCAACCGCGGCCGCTAATATTAAAAGGACTAGTCGATAGGCACCGGCTTTGCGTTCCAACATCCAGAGGACCGACCCCAAAAACGCCAAAACGGCAATAGCGATGCAATCGACCGTCAGCCAGATTGAGGAGAGGATCGCGTTTTGTTCGACCGTCCCGCCCGAGCCGGCAAACATCGACGCCAGCACACTCAACCCCATGACTACCAGCATTTGAATGCGATAAAACCCCGACGAGGTTTTCCTGTAGTCGCTGGTCGCGAGCATCAGCGCCATTCCGCAAATCAGTCGCAGCGCAAATTGTGTCAGAGCCTGGGAGAGCATCGTAAGTTATTCGGGAGAAGGAATTCGGGGGGCCGCCGGGCAGACGGAGACCGCAAGCATGGAAAAGTGTTCGACCTGGCGGCGGACTTCATGCGACCGCCAGCCACCCTGGAGACACAATTTGCGACGTGGCCGCAGGCTGGGTTATTTTTTCATCACCCAGTCTTCGTCGAAGACCGCATGGTAGATTTGCGTGCGACGCTCGGTGAAGATCACGTGGATTTTTCCGTCACGGGTCTGTATCGCATAGGGGTAACCCAAGTCGACGTGGGGCGCTCCCATGATGACATTCCGGAACGGATAGGATTTGTCCATGTCGGTCGACAGGGCAACCGAAAGCGGGACGCGGCTATTCATGCTGTCGTTGTAGACCATCAACAAATTGCCGCTTTGCAGTTTCAGAAAATCCATGGCTGCGTTGGGATTGGGGAATTCAGAATTCCGGCCTTCACTCCAAGTCTGGCCGCCGTCGTGTGATTCACTGCGGACGATGAAGCCTTTTTCATTCGGACCGTAACCACCGCCGCGACGACAATAGGCGACGACATAATCCTTTTTCAATTCCGCTCCCGCCGGCTGGATATTACCGTTGGGAGATTTGATCCGTTCGCTTTCGGTCCAAGTCTTGGTTTTGGGATTGAAGCGAAAGAACATCGACGTGCTTTCCGGACCAACGATTTCGCGGTCATCGCCCCGTTCGCAATAGGCGGGGAGCATGTAATCGCCGTTGGAGAGCACAAACGGCCGGCCTTGGACCATCATGCCTTCTTCGAGTGTCAACAACCGGGAGTCGGTCCAGGTCTTCGCCCCGTCGTGTGAGATTTTGTACTTGATCCGCGAAGAAGACCACGTGTCGCCAAAGCGGACGACGTAAAACAGATAGACGTCGCCATCCGGGGCCTGCCAAACCACACCATTGCCGTCGGTACGGTGCGGGGTATTCGCCAGCTCCACCGGTTTGGTCCAAGTGCTGCTCCCCTTGGGCAGCCGCCCGCCGTAAACGGCTGTATCGGCCGCGTACTCCCCATCGCCGCCGTAATAGGCGACGAACAGGTCACCGTTGTCCAATTCGGTGATTGAGACGGGGTGCTTGTATTTATTGGGCAAATCCGGCCCATAAACCTTAGTGATCTTCAATTCACCCGCGGTCGCGAGGGATGTAATGCAGGCCATTATTAGGCAGATGAAGAGCTGTCGCATGGAATTTCCCGATGTTTTCGCAGTTTTATTGAGAGTATCGATGAGTCATGCATTTTAAGCTGCGGGCGGGGTGGAATGCGAGCCAGTAGAAGGGCGGGGCGGTGGGAAAACCTAGCGGAGAGGCGATCTGCGGGTTCAATTGTGGGATTGAGCGCAGGGAGACGCGGTGAAGAGCTGGGACGATTTTTAGAACGCCTAGCTACCGAGACGTTCCGCATCGTTTTGACAGGCGTGGCCACCATGTCGAATCATTCTAGTCGATGCCCTGGCTGGGGCTGATGCAACGAAAACCGAGGCAGCGGCCGCGGGCGTAGGGAGCCCGGCCGCGACGGAAGGAGCTGCGGCACAACTCGGCCGGTCCGACCCAACTTCCACCGCGTTCGCTACGCACCTGACCGGCAGTTCGGTTGACGGGATTAGGGGCTGTCGCTTCCGGTGTGCGGTAAAAATTCTCGTCATACCAGTCTCGGCACCACTGCCACACATTCCCGGCCACGTGATGCAGACCGAACGGCGACATGCCGAGTTGCTCATTGACAGCGGACAAGGGAAGCGTTTGGACTTGATATTCGACCGATTCGCGATGCCGTCCAAAATTCATGCGTTGTTGCGTTGGTGCCTCTTCACCCCAGGGGTACTGCCGTGATTTCGCTCCGCGCGCGGCGTATTCCCACTGGGCTTCGCTGGGCAAGAACGATTCCCCATCCTGTTCCGTCTCATGCCGATAGCCGCGCCAATCACGGCCGTTGGCCCACAGGGAATAGGCATTCGCGCCGTACCAGGAAACCAGAATCATCGGCCAATGTTCGGTCCCCGCAATCGGTTGCCAGAGCCGGTCCCGCCGTTTGATCGGCATGTGGATTACCCGGTCGTCGCTCGAATCGAGAATGAAGAATTCGGCCAACCTTTCGGTCGAGACATTTGAAATAGAATTGAGGAATCGGCAATAAGCGGTCGTGGAGACCGGCTCCGCATCAATTAAGAACGCATCTAAACCAACGACGTGCTGCGGTTGTTCATCCGCCCGTGCGGTGGGACCGCTAAAGCCGATTTCGACGTCTGCTGCTGGTATCAATAGGCAACGCATACCATCGGTGGGGCGACGATATTGCGGTGGTCCTTCATTGGTTTCCAACTTCTCGAACGCGGGGACATTGTCGTTTTGTTCCGGCTGCCAAATGCCGTCGAGTTGAGAGAAGGGGACGACCGGTCCCGGTTCTGGATCGACAATGGACATTCGCCACCCATGTCGCTGCGGCTTTCCGGTTCCCTGTTGCAAGTAAACCAATTCCGCCAAATCAGCCAGTCGAAATGGTTGCCGCGTGAAAACCGCTTTGTAAACCGAATTGGGATCATTGTCAGGAATCGCGACGTCGAACGACTCTTCCACTTCCATGATCAATTCGATGATATCTAGGCTGTCACAATGCAGGTCCTGAATTAACCGCGAACGCGGGGTCACCTTCTGGCGGGGTATTCCCAATTGCTCTGAAGTGATGTCACAGACTTGATGTTCGATCTCGGTGAGACGGAGTCGTTGTTGGAGCGTCATTGTTTATCTTCCCGCTATTTCAATGCGATGCGACTTATAAGCGTGGTCGTTCGGTCGATTGAGCATACCACACGCTGCGGGAGATTGGGAAACCGAATTGCCCGTGCTCTGCCGGTTGGGTACGATAAATTCTTGAACCATGCCCTCTCCCTCCGCACATTAGGAGCCGTTCGATGACGCAGTCGTTAGATCGCCGTGAGTTTTTGTCGCACGCCTCCGCTACAGCTTTGGCCTTCGGAGCTGGGGCCGTTTTTCTGCCGGGACGCACTCCTCATCTGAAAGCCGACGACGTGAACGATCTTGCTACGATGCCCATCATCGATACGCACCAACATCTGTGGGACCTCAGCAAATTCAATATCCCCTGGACCAAAAACGAAGGGGTGGAAGTCCTCAATCGCGATTACCTCACTGCAGACTACTTGAAGGCGACCGAGGGGCTGAACGTCGTCAAAGCGGTCTATATGGAAGTCGACGTGCATCCCGACCACCAAGTGAAAGAGGCGGAGCACATCAAGCGGTTGTGTGCCAGTGACGACAATCCGACCGTGGCGGCGGTGATATCCGGCCGGCCCAGTTCGCCGGAGTTTGCGGCGTATATTAAAAAAGTGGCTGACGGGAAATACATCAAAGGCGTCCGGCGGGTTTTACACGATGCACAGATCCCGGCCGGGCTGTGCCTGGAACCGCAGTTCGTCAAAAACATGCAACTGCTGGGCGACATGAATCTCAGCTACGACTTGTGTATGCGTAGCGGCGAGGTGATCGATACGGTCAAGCTGGTTGACCAATGCCCAGACACACGGTTTATTCTCGACCATTGCGGCAACATGGATGTCACCAGCACCGATGAAAAAGCGATCAACACATGGAAGCGGGGCGTGCGGGAATTGGCCGAGCGGGACAATGTGATCTGCAAGATTTCCGGCATCGTCGTGACGGCTAAGCCCAAGACTTGGAAACCGGCCGATCTCGCACCGGTCGTCAACTATTGCCTCGACAGCTTCGGCCCCGACCGCGTTGTCTTCGGCGGCGACTGGCCGGTCTGCACGCTCAAGGCCTCCTATGCACAGTGGGTAAATGCCCTCAAGGAAATCGTCAGCACGCGGAGTGCGGAAGAGCAACGCAAATTGTTTCACGACAATGCGGTGCGGCATTACGGTTTGTCGTAACGGCGGCGGATTTGATGAATTGCGTGCCGTTGGCTTCGCCTATGCTTTTCGGGCACAAAACCTTGGTATCGGGGATAGGCATGTACTTCACCGCCATCATCGCACTCTGTGTCGGATTGCCAGTTTCGTGGCTTATTTCGGAGTTCCAGTCGCAACGCTGGATTCGGATTGCGTTGGGATGTTGTGCAATCGGGATGTGCTATCTAGTCGCATTAGGCGTGGGCAAGACCGAACACTGGAACGCAAATGCCTGGTACGGGAGTGCATCGAAGGAATTAGTTGACACCACCATTCTAGAATTGGAAGCCGGGCAAACCGACAAGGTGATCCAGGAACTGCGAGCTCTACAATCGAAATTTCAGCCGACCTACGAAACTCGCGCACGGTATGATGAACTCGTAGAGGAGTACGTCACCGGACTTGGACACGAACCAACAGACGGGATATAGATCGTCAGCGCCGCGTGCCACTGTTGCTTGTCCAGCAGTGCGGGCTAAATTGGACGTACATCGGCTACGAAAACATACCGTGGCTCGGCACTGGCGGACGAGCCCAATCCTGTTCGGCACGGAATTTGCGCCATGGGATATGGTAGTCGATAAAACTGCCAATTTGACGGGGAGGCGCCCTGTGGCCAGGAAGAAAGCGAAGCGGGTTTCCGATGCGGATTTGACCGGACTGAAATATCTGAAACGAATCTCTTCGCTGCTCAAACGCTTGCGGCCCGTCGGCTGCGAACGGGACAAAGCCGGCAATCGTGACTTGTTTTTTGATCAGTATTGCGGGTTGATGCTGCTGTCTATGTTCAACCCGATCGTCACTTCGCTGCGCGGCATGCAACAAACCAGCCAGCTCAAAAAAGTGCAACGCTTGCTCGGTTGCCAACGGGCTTCGCTGGGTTCGTTGTCCGAAGCGGCACGTGTGTTTGACCCGGAATTGCTGCGGGAAATCGCCGGTGAACTGCTCCAGCGCGCTCCGCAACGCGCCGACTGCGACCCGCGGCTGAAAGACTTTGCGCAGACCTTGACCGCCGTCGACGGCAGTCTGCTGAAGAAGCTGCCGCAAATCACGCAGGCCTGTTTCGCCACCCGCAACGATCGCGGTTTTAAGCTGCACGCGCACTTTGAAATCCTTAAAGGCGTGCCTGTCAAATCGGCAGTCACTGACGCCAGCGGCCAAGGACCGGCCAATGAAAAAAATGTGTTGCGCAGCCAATTGGAACCGGATCGCTGCTACGTGATCGATCGCGGTTACGAACAATTTTCGCTGTTCAACGCGATCGTCGATGTCGGCAGCAGCTACGTTTGCCGCATCCGCAACGACCGCGCGTTTACGGCTGACGAGGTTCGCGAACTGGACGAGGAGGCGCGGGCGGCGGGCGTGTTGGAAGACGCCATCGGCCAACTCGGTTCGCCCAAATCGCGACGGATTGAGCATCCGCAGCATCGCGTGCGGCGGGTGGTGATTCGCGCCGAAACGCATCCCAAGCGAGGCGGACGCAAGCGGGCCGCTGCCACGCACGACGTCGTGCTGGTGACGAACTTGCTGGACGTGCCGGCGGAAATCATCGCGTTGATTTATCGCAGTCGCTGGATGATCGAATTGTACTTTCGGTTTTTGAAACATGTGCTGGGCTGCCGCAAGTTATTAAGCGACTGTGACAACGGAATCGAAATTCAAACGTACTGTGCGATCATCGCTTGCCTGCTGATCAGCCTAGTGACCGGCCGCAAGCCGACGCTGCGGACGTATGAAATGCTTTGTTATTACTTCCA from Symmachiella dynata encodes:
- a CDS encoding FAD-binding and (Fe-S)-binding domain-containing protein, with amino-acid sequence MDELRTRISEDLSGVLKGEIRCDSLTVAMYSDDASLYQIPPAGVAYPRDQEDVVTLAQYSASTDTPLVARGAGTGLAGESLGRGIIVDFSRHMRHIEIIDDESVRVQPGVVCSMLNRELRQIGRYFPPDPSGAGVTTIGSMLALDAAGSHSVRIGSTRDHVRQLEVVLSGGHVVELGQEPLTKLTGQPYTPAPFHSSQSPAGLDSGSDAPTVKRTLISKLAKLLDDNSELIRIHQPPLIRNRSGYYLRGVLTKSHLNMARMLVGSEGTLGLFTAATLHTSPLPAHRGAVLIVFGQLESALRAVQAVAPQQPSACDLLDRRVLSLARDAHPRFAEMIPTTGEAALLVEQTGFTSRQIRDRIRMVISTVHDLSGVNVVTHEAYEPDEVEFLWSLPERVVPLLMRLPGPTHPLPFVEDVAVPPEALPDFLVRAQNVFKKHEVTSSLYAHAAAGQLHMRPFLTQPTAADAHRLEEIARDLYQVVFSVGGTISGEHGDGLSRTSFLRSQYGALYAVFKQIKQIFDPHNIMNPGKIISDDPHLTIKNLRPPTQPPEDLVPLQMNWNWEQVAEEAVRCNGCGSCRTQDADQRMCPLFRSSHLEEASPRAKANLMRQIAAGTLDADLLESDEFKRVADLCFNCKQCELECPTNVNIPHLMVEAKAAHVASNGLSRTEWYLSRIHLFGGIIGAASLAINWAIQNSLSRWAAEKLFGIARQRKLPLFARRPFLKSHKALTRNPSRSGKSRGVVYFVDHYANLHDPELGKAFVAILRHNGIPVHAPAGQQISGMALISAGDLDAARDIAKDNIRELAEFAREEIPIVCTEPTAALCLKREYPALLDHPDLELISEQTIEAGQFLANLHAEGRLKVDFGPLDLTVGYHTPCHLKALGDRTPLADLLELIPGLKLRKIEQGCSGMAGTFGVSTQNFRESLRIGWGLITQLREDSLDIGATECSSCKMQMEQGARIPTLHPIKLLALSYGLMPELREKLKPPQKPLVVT
- a CDS encoding molybdenum cofactor biosynthesis protein MoaE encodes the protein MIELTRDTIDYTALTESVRSDQAGAVVLFLGTVREMTAGRQTAALDYDAYPEMALAKLAELETEARDRWPIIEVAMIHRIGHLELGEVSVAVAVSTPHRPDAFEAARHLIDRLKEIVPIWKKENFTDGTTEWVHPGVEPESNSD
- a CDS encoding GxxExxY protein; its protein translation is MNFAHKEITEQVIGAAFEVYNVLGYGFLEKVYQRALQVELLKRGLEAVVEPVIQVHYKGAIVGDYRSDLLVAEVVLVELKVAKEYNPNDEPQLLNALKASNIKTGLLINFGRTKVEFKRMVF
- the moaA gene encoding GTP 3',8-cyclase MoaA; its protein translation is MTQQLIDSFGRVHTNLRISVTDRCNIRCFYCMPAENVQFMDRELLLTFEEIERLVQVAARLGVNKVRLTGGEPLVRRDLHKLVAKIAAIPEIHDIGITTNGILLGEQAQELYDAGMRRINVSLDAMNAAKFKEITRRDGFEKAIEGIQAAQKVGFKPVKINAVAVRGLTEDEVVPLGEFARRTGVEIRFIEFMPLDADNAWEREKVLFGHEIIDILTREFGPMTPLGQTDPGAPATDFEFADGRGRIGLIASVSQPFCMSCNRFRVTADGKLRNCLFSLEETDVKSIIRGGGSDEEIAAAMCNSIAAKKEGHEINTARFIQPDRPMYSIGG
- a CDS encoding aminotransferase class V-fold PLP-dependent enzyme codes for the protein MNPVNRIYLDNAATSFPKPEAVYDAVDHYNRHLGVAVGRGAFDQAVELQGCVNRCRSRAAELLGAESPDRIAFTFNCTDSLNTALHGLIDSNAHVVTTDVEHNSVLRPLRELQDRLGIEVTYVPVDAVGRVAPEDIRATMRPNTRVVAVNHASNVTGTIQPIADIGQIARNAGATFVVDAAQSAGHIPLNLGELPIDVLCCAGHKGLLGPLGTGLLYVRPGIEERLRSLRQGGTGTQSEDDRQPESLPDKYESGNHNAPGLVGLAAALDFLTERGIDNIRAHEQQLTAQLLEGLAQIPGLTQYGPTDPRERVAVVSITLEGFDPQDLSGILDDSFAIQTRAGLHCAPRIHESLGTKQAGGTIRLSPGPFSTAEDIDAAIEALRAITS
- a CDS encoding MoaD/ThiS family protein; its protein translation is MKLDVRLFAQARDLAGAEHVSVELPDSSTVADLREALAAQFPQLAPLSPNLLIAIGTDYASDETVLSPDADIACFPPVSGG